One part of the Pecten maximus chromosome 9, xPecMax1.1, whole genome shotgun sequence genome encodes these proteins:
- the LOC117334250 gene encoding uncharacterized protein LOC117334250 has translation MENHVQEMYPIAHLNDSKKNQDLYEVVWKKVIEIAPLQSQWKKPIPARWLALQHQLIKRKNAGTVILTYEELLEINNKSAIQLAEHEVTDFLRNLIFAGFLCFDFESLRPFVVLRPQWIINGFKSIITDSNFMTDLSTKLKLQWTKYERTGVLKVDLIRQLWERNDDNSFLANMKTLLNIMETLGLLANPLLDISNEEVDYFIVPSMLRPADPEIIRPVLDDPETVATVTLCLKFDNPFIPLAVWDKMIAACLHRFQRLNERGHDGSKFIQRGFVCLSVDFLWNLIVNCRENVMKITMFKKDTDQSVPTGAGVNLRSILVFHLNRILELNHQSHLKYQFYLHNDYRFSAEDKMVKVDDLRQTSRLQCHSSDKSRWLEIEDIHVWFKHPDQKSTRTQRIYVDSMKDLPDRNLSAKEMGRLSRYIGISYQTFFVELGCPVVVLEQKMAENRGFSLDLS, from the exons ATGGAAAATCACGTACAGGAAATGTATCCAATCGCCCACCTGAACGATTCTAAAAAGAATCAAGACCTATACGAGGTGGTATGGAAAAAGGTTATAGAGATTGCTCCGCTTCAATCGCAGTGGAAGAAACCTATACCCGCAAGATGGCTGGCTCTGCAACACCAGCTGATTAAACGGAAAAATGCAGGGACTGTGATTCTAACGTATGAAGAATTGTTGGAAATCAACAACAAGTCAGCAATCCAGTTGGCCGAACACGAAGTCACAGACTTTCTTAG GAATTTGATATTTGCTGGATTCCTCTGCTTCGACTTTGAAAGTCTGAGACCTTTTGTCGTTTTAAGACCTCAGTGGATAATAAACGGCTTCAAAAGCATTATCACAGATTCAAATTTCATGACAGACCTATCGACGAAGCTAAAACTTCAGTGGACAAAATATGAGAGAACTGGTGTCCTTAAAGTCGACTTGATCCGGCAACTTTGGGAACGAAACGACGACAATAGCTTCCTTGCAAACATGAAAACGCTCCTCAACATCATGGAAACACTTGGCTTGCTAGCAAATCCATTGCTAGATATTTCAAATGAAGAGGTTGATTACTTCATAGTGCCAAGTATGCTCCGGCCGGCGGATCCCGAAATTATTCGACCAGTACTTGATGACCCTGAAACCGTTGCCACTGTCACCCTTTGTCTCAAGTTCGACAACCCATTCATTCCGCTAGCCGTATGGGACAAGATGATTGCTGCCTGCCTCCACAGGTTCCAGCGACTTAATGAGCGCGGCCATGACGGTTCAAAGTTTATCCAACGCGgatttgtctgtctgtctgtagacttTCTGTGGAACTTGATTGTCAACTGCCGCGAAAATGTCATGAAAATTACTATGTTCAAGAAGGATACGGATCAATCAGTTCCAACAGGAGCCGGAGTTAACCTACGCAGCATTCTAGTATTTCATCTTAACAGGATTCTGGAATTGAATCACCAGAGTCATCTCAAGTACCAGTTCTACCTCCACAACGACTACCGTTTCTCGGCCGAGGACAAGATGGTGAAGGTAGACGATCTCCGACAGACCTCACGCCTACAATGCCACAGCTCTGATAAGAGCCGATGGCTAGAAATAGAGGACATACACGTCTGGTTCAAACACCCAGACCAGAAG AGTACACGGACCCAGAGAATTTATGTTG ACTCAATGAAGGATCTACCGGATAGAAATTTGTCGGCCAAAGAGATGGGTCGACTGTCCAGGTACATCGGCATTTCATATCAGACTTTCTTTGTCGAGCTGGGCTGCCCTGTTGTAGTACTGGAACAGAAGATGGCAGAAAACCGTGGATTCTCTTTAGATCTCTCATAA